Within Ptiloglossa arizonensis isolate GNS036 chromosome 8, iyPtiAriz1_principal, whole genome shotgun sequence, the genomic segment ACGAGTAGTACATGACTAAGAGAGAAAAAGTACATAACAAGAATGTAACTACGTTTTATATTAGGATTCTTAACTTTTACAACAGTTTCTAACATTCTCAAACATTGTCAGATCAGTGAGTGCAgaaggaaataaatatttatttagaaagaaAGTGCACTAAACACACTATAAAATTAAAtcaaaagtacaaatatttatttaacgaaataaGATATCAGTTTGTTACACTCGAGTATTTTGTGTAGCTGACtacgtgtaaaaaaataatacttattGTTTAGATTAATTTATcccgtaaatattatttatcgttgtAGACTAAACTACAACATAATGTGTATCTTATGCTTAACGTGTATCCGTGTGTATAAACTATATAAGTACCTTACATAAAATTAACAACAGCGACATTTACATTTTACCCTTGTTAACGTTATATACGTAACTTACACGTACGAgtagtgaaaaataaaatattaaagaaaccgTGAACAATTTGAGTTGCAATAATTTTCCACGATAATTAGtggaacatttttcatttattataataaaaagtgTCCTTATTTCAGGGTAAAAGTATGCTTATTGAATTTGAGTTACATAAAGTAATCAAATTTGTCAATTGTCATTGAAAAACGCTTCTTACGTATTAAATacgtataaagaaaattataaattgcaATAATGTTTATCTGTcgaactaaataaaaaaaaatgtttaggaACATTTTATGTCCTCGTAACAAAACAAAATATgcatataaaacaaaaataaatatccgTCGAAGTAAACATTATTTATATCTAAATTTCTAATTACGCAAAACAATCCTAAAATGTTATAAATCGCAAACCTCCTAAATACATAAATGTACGAcgttattcttttctaaaatATATGCAAAATAAGTAGCATCAAGATTTATCACGAGTAATATGAACGTCAGTATATCAAAGTAACATAAATAAACAATATcgttaaataatacaaaaacaaaaattaaacatttttctatttaataatattttttttatattttatataatattgttgTACCCCATGACATAAATctaaaaatgaaattgtttaTATAACAAACTTTGATTTTACTTTTGTaaacaaataaattaagaaaaaaacattAGTATTAAACGCATCGTCGCAATTTAACTTACCAAACAGTTTTATGTTGTTTCATATGAGTTTCAAAAGCACCAAATTTACTATATATCTTTTTACAAATGTTACAAGCAAATGTTGCTGAATGATTATTAGCATAATGAATGTGGTGAACTAGTTTTAAATGATGAATTAAAGACGATTTATGTCTGAAAACAAACTGCTATCAATACCACTAATATTTTACAACTTGGAAATCTAGATGTTTCAAGGTAACTGTTTATTACCTATACATTCTTGTGCACATGTCACACTTATATGGCTCTTCCATACGATTGCAATAAATGAAATGCCTCTTGAACTGATATTTCTGATTAAAAAGTCTACCACAACTTTCACAAAGTATTAAATACGAGCCTGAAAAAAAATTCGGTAACAAACATTATGGCTTACCATAAATAAAATCTAATGTTACCTCCATGTGCTTTAGCATGATGTATCGACATTGCACTTATAGTTGAAAATGTTATGGGACATAATGAACATTGAAATCTgtaagaaaaatttgtgctTTGCAAATTAGAAAAATGAATAGATATAAACAGAAAATTATACAGTACattgaattataaaaattccattaGTTTCAtacgataattaaaatatatttgtactatatttataatataagtGCTTCTGTATTAAGACTAATTTGATGTTTTATTCATAAAATGCAAATGTAGCAAACGAGATAAATACTTTGCAATTGATAATGTtataaaaattaacaataaCTTATCATATGTGCTTCACTTACTCTTTGTCACCTGgattatactttttattttccTCGATTAGCAATGTATCTGTAcagttattatttttcatttctttagtTACCTCCTTTTTAATGTCTGTGTCATTATAAAAGGTTGACAATTCATCTAATGATAATATGGGATTTTCTAATGGATAGTGAGACAAACTTTCTATATCAGTTGTTAGTGAACATGAATTCTTGGCACTGTACCTTTCTTTCAAATTAACATCAGTCAAATATACATCAGTCTTTACAGATTGTGAATTTGAACAATTAAGATTGACCTGATTATCTATGTCATTATTcatagtaattgaatttttattaaattcattttttaactTAGTGGTTGATACCCAGTGTGAAGCACATTCTTCTGGACAGTAATCACAACAAAGTTCAGACAAACAGTTTGGTTTTTTATCATTGAGAAATAATGTGTTTTCATTACAACATTTTGAAAACATCAAGGACTGATCTGATAGAGCTTCTTCATCATTTTGCTTATCCTGTATCAAGGAACAACATGGTATCTCATAT encodes:
- the LOC143150156 gene encoding uncharacterized protein LOC143150156 isoform X2, which encodes MLKTSDRFATNFDCNNNALNFKYESFKNIYSRTVLLPTRKNKRHNKIDNLKIINGVQSKVLKQQTCIPNKMSTRKIPNILKNNFKLQRISEVLPMETNTTIIDTKQNSSTMPDSSFIEKKCIRKKSKHKKASEKRKQEYKFNDIWYGSTNWASNSCIDDRKKMLQQNLFTSVEVKDPMQKEILSNFITKQYEEHEIPVFKTDYKYNLLSPTLHNISKEFIPEFRENSIDFSNNEIFSNFNYESYGINNLDYLTNYTVDSDKMCHSLNTIHDHDIYKKKCDVNSNKVDIYEIPCCSLIQDKQNDEEALSDQSLMFSKCCNENTLFLNDKKPNCLSELCCDYCPEECASHWVSTTKLKNEFNKNSITMNNDIDNQVNLNCSNSQSVKTDVYLTDVNLKERYSAKNSCSLTTDIESLSHYPLENPILSLDELSTFYNDTDIKKEVTKEMKNNNCTDTLLIEENKKYNPGDKEFQCSLCPITFSTISAMSIHHAKAHGGSYLILCESCGRLFNQKYQFKRHFIYCNRMEEPYKCDMCTRMYRHKSSLIHHLKLVHHIHYANNHSATFACNICKKIYSKFGAFETHMKQHKTV
- the LOC143150156 gene encoding uncharacterized protein LOC143150156 isoform X1, yielding MLKTSDRFATNFDCNNNALNFKYESFKNIYSRTVLLPTRKNKRHNKIDNLKIINGVQSKVLKQQTCIPNKMSTRKIPNILKNNFKLQRISEVLPMETNTTIIDTKQNSSTMPDSSFIEKKCIRKKSKHKKASEKRKQEYKFNDIWYGSTNWASNSCIDDRKKMLQQNLFTSVEVKDPMQKEILSNFITKQYEEHEIPVFKTDYKYNLLSPTLHNISKEFIPEFRENSIDFSNNEIFSNFNYESYGINNLDYLTNYTVDSDKMCHSLNTIHDHDIYKKKCDVNSNKVDIYEIPCCSLIQDKQNDEEALSDQSLMFSKCCNENTLFLNDKKPNCLSELCCDYCPEECASHWVSTTKLKNEFNKNSITMNNDIDNQVNLNCSNSQSVKTDVYLTDVNLKERYSAKNSCSLTTDIESLSHYPLENPILSLDELSTFYNDTDIKKEVTKEMKNNNCTDTLLIEENKKYNPGDKEFQCSLCPITFSTISAMSIHHAKAHGGSYLILCESCGRLFNQKYQFKRHFIYCNRMEEPYKCDMCTRMYRHKSSLIHHLKLVHHIHYANNHSATFACNICKKIYSKFGAFETHMKQHKTVW